One window of the Candidatus Krumholzibacteriota bacterium genome contains the following:
- the yajC gene encoding preprotein translocase subunit YajC, whose amino-acid sequence MSEILFALSGSPQSGEGGNPLMMFVPIILIFVVFYLILIRPQQKKQKEHQNLLSQLRKGDKVVTNGGLYGTIVDAKDHVAVIKIAENVKVEIVKSAIATVIERKGDQ is encoded by the coding sequence ATGTCGGAGATCCTTTTTGCTCTCAGCGGCAGCCCACAGTCAGGCGAAGGTGGAAATCCACTAATGATGTTCGTGCCGATAATTCTTATATTCGTCGTATTCTACCTTATCCTGATCAGGCCGCAGCAGAAGAAGCAGAAGGAGCATCAGAACCTGCTGTCCCAGTTGCGAAAGGGCGACAAGGTAGTCACCAACGGAGGCCTTTACGGGACTATCGTTGATGCCAAAGATCATGTCGCCGTAATCAAGATCGCGGAAAACGTAAAGGTCGAGATCGTAAAAAGCGCCATTGCCACAGTGATCGAAAGGAAGGGCGACCAGTAG
- the def gene encoding peptide deformylase yields MSRRNLRIVGDGILRKKARKVEVFDESLTVLLDDMVQTMIYEGGVGLAAPQVGVSAMVAVVNPEPENDETLLKLINPEIIDTGAETESIEEGCLSVPGIRGNVIRPVAIVLQYQDENGEEKKIQVEGLVSRIIQHELDHLNGVLFTDRLSFAKKMMIKNKLKELARRARQE; encoded by the coding sequence GTGTCGAGAAGAAATCTGAGGATAGTCGGTGACGGCATCCTGCGAAAAAAAGCCCGGAAGGTAGAAGTCTTCGATGAATCGTTGACCGTGCTTCTGGATGATATGGTCCAGACGATGATCTATGAGGGAGGGGTCGGTCTCGCCGCCCCCCAGGTAGGGGTCTCCGCGATGGTGGCTGTCGTCAATCCGGAACCAGAGAATGATGAGACTCTTCTGAAACTTATAAATCCCGAGATAATCGATACGGGAGCAGAGACTGAAAGCATCGAGGAAGGCTGTCTCAGCGTTCCGGGTATCAGGGGGAACGTGATCCGCCCGGTGGCCATAGTCCTTCAATACCAGGATGAAAATGGAGAAGAGAAGAAGATACAGGTCGAGGGGCTCGTATCGAGAATAATCCAGCATGAACTTGATCATCTCAACGGCGTGCTTTTTACCGACAGGCTTTCCTTTGCCAAAAAGATGATGATAAAAAATAAATTGAAGGAACTTGCCAGGAGGGCAAGACAGGAGTAA
- a CDS encoding methionyl-tRNA formyltransferase, with protein MPRVIFFGSPDFALPSLKILIPTEFCPELVVTQPDRPSGRGRASSPTPVKALAVENGLPVRVVSSFRKEDVFGSFAGRGADYFVVVAFGLIFPERFLNIPSKEPVNLHASLLPAYRGASPVNIAIRDGISFTGISTMRMVRDLDAGPVFMQAVEPIDPMEDAGSLSSRLAERGAGLLLKTLRAIEDENLSPVEQQEDGVSTVSLLKKEDGAIPWKKTAIEVHNHIRGMNPWPGSHTRYQGEYIKIHSAEPYDMIPSRAAPGGIVSASGDDLIVACGTGSIRIRTIQAQGKKVLEAGQFLRGYRIEVGSVLGQEA; from the coding sequence ATGCCGCGGGTGATATTTTTCGGGTCCCCCGATTTTGCTCTTCCTTCCCTGAAAATCCTGATTCCGACGGAATTCTGCCCCGAGCTGGTAGTAACGCAGCCGGACAGACCCTCTGGCAGGGGCAGGGCAAGCAGTCCAACGCCGGTCAAGGCCCTTGCCGTGGAGAACGGCCTTCCCGTCAGGGTCGTAAGCAGTTTCAGGAAAGAGGATGTTTTCGGATCATTTGCCGGGCGCGGGGCGGACTATTTCGTTGTAGTAGCTTTCGGGCTGATATTCCCGGAAAGATTTCTCAATATTCCGTCGAAGGAACCTGTCAACCTGCACGCGTCTCTTCTTCCCGCCTACAGGGGAGCGAGCCCGGTCAATATCGCTATCAGGGACGGTATTTCCTTCACCGGTATCAGTACGATGAGAATGGTGAGGGATCTGGATGCCGGACCTGTATTCATGCAGGCCGTTGAACCGATCGATCCGATGGAAGACGCGGGGTCTCTTTCCTCAAGGCTCGCCGAGAGGGGAGCCGGGCTGCTTCTGAAAACGTTGCGCGCCATAGAAGACGAAAACCTCTCCCCGGTCGAGCAGCAAGAGGATGGCGTTTCCACAGTCTCCCTGCTGAAGAAGGAAGACGGGGCGATACCGTGGAAAAAGACTGCCATAGAGGTGCATAACCATATAAGGGGTATGAATCCCTGGCCGGGAAGCCATACGCGCTACCAGGGGGAGTATATCAAGATCCACAGCGCGGAACCTTATGACATGATCCCTTCCCGCGCGGCGCCGGGCGGGATAGTTTCAGCTTCCGGTGATGATCTGATAGTTGCGTGCGGAACAGGCTCGATCAGGATAAGGACTATACAGGCGCAGGGGAAAAAGGTCCTGGAAGCGGGGCAGTTTCTCAGGGGATATCGCATTGAAGTAGGCAGTGTTCTGGGTCAGGAGGCATGA
- a CDS encoding PASTA domain-containing protein, producing MEGEKKKHWHPVLFYLFVITGAFIAGVIIFNFIILPALVGRRDMVIVPDITGMLIQPAEKACENKGLKMMVAGERHSDEFPSGTVIEQIPRYGESLKGMRTVRVFVSTGRETEEVPDIVGLSLRQAELMIENARLQKGRIVRIFSNRNGENRVVSTSPSSGSRVHLDKEIDILLMMTGEPEEYLMPDLVGKDLLFVRERLERSGFHVTRVVSRRDRDRFPDTILFQTPPAGYSIKEGGTIELVVSTID from the coding sequence GTGGAGGGTGAAAAGAAAAAACACTGGCATCCGGTCCTGTTTTATCTATTTGTCATAACGGGGGCGTTTATCGCCGGGGTCATCATATTCAATTTTATTATCCTGCCGGCCCTTGTGGGCAGGAGGGATATGGTCATAGTTCCTGATATTACCGGAATGCTGATACAACCGGCAGAGAAAGCCTGCGAGAACAAGGGGCTGAAAATGATGGTCGCCGGCGAAAGGCATTCAGATGAGTTTCCATCAGGTACGGTCATCGAGCAGATACCGAGATATGGAGAAAGCCTGAAGGGGATGAGGACGGTAAGGGTCTTCGTCAGCACCGGCAGGGAAACGGAAGAAGTCCCTGATATAGTGGGACTTTCGCTGAGACAGGCTGAGCTGATGATCGAAAACGCGCGTCTACAGAAAGGCAGGATCGTAAGGATCTTTTCAAACCGGAACGGTGAAAACAGGGTAGTATCGACGAGCCCGTCTTCAGGAAGTCGCGTACATCTCGATAAGGAGATCGATATTCTTCTGATGATGACTGGAGAACCGGAAGAATACCTGATGCCGGACCTGGTCGGCAAGGATCTTCTTTTTGTAAGAGAAAGACTCGAACGAAGCGGTTTCCATGTGACAAGGGTAGTAAGCCGGCGTGACAGGGACAGATTTCCCGACACCATCCTCTTCCAGACTCCTCCCGCCGGTTATTCGATCAAAGAAGGAGGCACTATTGAGCTCGTCGTTTCGACAATCGATTGA
- the rpe gene encoding ribulose-phosphate 3-epimerase, translated as MAVAPSVLAADFSILGEEISSVEKAGADFLHLDVMDGCFVPNITFGPIIVSAISRLANTPLITHLMINDPAKYIDPFVEAGSSVISFHHEAVKSGHLAIIDRLHERGCAAGIAINPDTPLSAIEEVIERIDLLLLMTVFPGFGGQKFINNVLAKIEQAAAKKEKNGYNFAIEVDGGINGDTAASVRDAGGQILVAGTAVFGSSDYFTAISTIRGRS; from the coding sequence ATCGCCGTGGCTCCCTCAGTGCTGGCAGCCGATTTTTCGATCCTTGGCGAAGAGATCTCATCGGTGGAAAAAGCAGGCGCCGATTTTCTTCATCTTGACGTCATGGACGGCTGTTTCGTTCCCAATATAACTTTTGGTCCTATCATCGTGTCCGCGATATCCAGGCTGGCGAATACGCCTCTTATAACTCACCTTATGATCAATGATCCGGCAAAATATATCGATCCCTTTGTAGAAGCGGGTTCTTCGGTGATCAGCTTTCATCACGAGGCGGTAAAGTCGGGGCATCTGGCGATCATTGACCGGCTTCACGAAAGAGGATGCGCCGCGGGGATAGCTATCAACCCTGATACGCCTCTCTCTGCTATCGAAGAAGTGATCGAGCGCATCGATCTTTTGCTCCTTATGACGGTCTTTCCCGGATTCGGGGGACAGAAATTCATAAACAACGTTCTTGCCAAGATAGAGCAGGCTGCGGCGAAAAAAGAGAAGAACGGGTATAATTTCGCCATAGAAGTGGATGGAGGTATCAATGGCGATACCGCTGCGTCGGTGAGGGACGCGGGCGGCCAGATCCTGGTTGCCGGGACGGCGGTTTTCGGCAGTAGCGATTATTTCACGGCGATCAGCACGATCAGAGGACGGTCCTGA
- the ffh gene encoding signal recognition particle protein, whose translation MFQDLSEKFARVFKELRGHGKVREVHIQAAMKEVRRALLEADVNYKVVKGFIANVSERALGEKVLDSLTPDQQIIKIVHEELISILGGGPTAFTLSGSPAGVMVCGLQGAGKTSFTAKLAVYLRKKGRNPLLVAADIYRPAAVQQLEVLGREIDTPVFAPGIDLPVEEIVRKAVIEAKKNLRDTIIVDTAGRLHIDGEMMDELSRVKEILRPEESLLVLDSMTGQEAVTVAREFKKEIDFTGVVLTKLDGDTRGGAALSVSSIARVPIKFVCVGERTGDLEAFFPDRMAGRILGMGDILSLVEKAQDTLDEKKIKELESKLLKEAFTLEDFLDQLQRLKKMGPVDQILGMVPGMKLKGALPSGVGEKEMKKIEAIIQSMTPLERRSPQLIGGSRRRRIANGSGSSVQDVNRLLNQFQQMKKMMKRFSKAAGKMPAGFPHSR comes from the coding sequence GTGTTCCAGGACCTGAGTGAGAAGTTCGCCCGCGTATTCAAGGAGTTGAGAGGACACGGAAAGGTCCGTGAAGTCCATATCCAGGCGGCGATGAAGGAAGTGCGAAGAGCGCTTCTCGAAGCTGACGTAAATTACAAGGTCGTAAAGGGTTTCATAGCGAATGTCAGCGAGAGGGCTCTTGGTGAGAAAGTACTGGACAGCCTCACTCCTGACCAGCAGATTATAAAGATTGTTCACGAGGAACTGATCAGTATCCTCGGTGGAGGGCCGACGGCATTCACGCTCTCCGGTTCACCGGCGGGAGTGATGGTGTGCGGGCTTCAGGGGGCCGGCAAGACGAGTTTTACGGCGAAGCTTGCCGTATATCTGAGAAAAAAGGGGAGGAATCCCCTGCTTGTCGCGGCCGATATTTATCGGCCGGCGGCTGTTCAGCAGCTGGAGGTACTCGGCAGGGAGATAGATACTCCGGTCTTCGCTCCCGGAATCGATCTTCCGGTGGAAGAGATAGTAAGAAAAGCCGTTATCGAAGCGAAGAAAAATCTTCGCGACACGATTATCGTTGATACAGCAGGGCGGCTTCACATAGACGGCGAGATGATGGATGAGCTGAGCAGGGTGAAGGAGATCCTCAGGCCTGAGGAATCACTTCTGGTGCTGGACAGCATGACCGGACAGGAAGCAGTGACTGTCGCTCGCGAGTTTAAAAAAGAGATAGACTTCACCGGTGTTGTCCTTACCAAGCTTGATGGGGACACACGTGGTGGCGCCGCGCTTTCAGTCTCCTCAATAGCGCGTGTGCCGATAAAATTCGTCTGTGTCGGTGAGAGAACGGGAGACCTTGAAGCGTTTTTCCCCGATCGGATGGCTGGAAGGATCCTGGGAATGGGAGATATCCTCTCCCTGGTGGAGAAGGCCCAGGATACTCTGGATGAGAAGAAGATCAAGGAGCTTGAAAGCAAGCTTCTCAAGGAGGCATTCACCCTCGAAGACTTCCTTGACCAGCTCCAGCGGCTGAAGAAAATGGGGCCGGTTGATCAGATCCTCGGCATGGTGCCAGGGATGAAGTTGAAGGGTGCCCTTCCGTCCGGTGTGGGCGAGAAGGAGATGAAGAAGATCGAGGCGATCATCCAGTCTATGACTCCTCTGGAGCGGCGTTCCCCGCAGCTTATCGGAGGATCGAGAAGGCGCAGGATCGCTAACGGAAGCGGTTCCAGCGTTCAGGACGTGAACCGTCTGCTGAATCAGTTTCAGCAGATGAAGAAGATGATGAAGCGATTTTCGAAAGCAGCCGGGAAGATGCCGGCAGGCTTTCCGCATTCACGATGA
- the rpsP gene encoding 30S ribosomal protein S16, giving the protein MAVKIRMKRMGSKKNPFFRIVAADSRFPRDGRFIEMLGFYDPMTEPANIKIDEDKLYKWLDDGAKPTDNTADVLKKAGLLERWQLLKSGVKISELDEVIEARREKQPKPEGKKVEKLSKKAVAAAQKAQEDKDKAEEEAAKKAEEAVPDSEKAAEETPAENEAGETPKE; this is encoded by the coding sequence TTGGCAGTAAAAATCAGAATGAAGAGGATGGGTTCGAAAAAGAACCCCTTCTTCCGTATTGTCGCAGCGGATTCCAGGTTTCCCCGCGACGGCCGTTTTATCGAGATGCTCGGATTTTACGATCCGATGACTGAACCGGCCAATATCAAGATCGACGAGGATAAACTTTATAAATGGCTTGATGACGGGGCCAAGCCGACTGATAATACGGCGGATGTGCTGAAAAAGGCTGGATTGCTCGAGAGATGGCAGCTTCTGAAGAGTGGAGTCAAGATCTCCGAACTCGATGAAGTCATTGAAGCGAGAAGAGAAAAACAGCCGAAACCGGAAGGGAAAAAGGTCGAAAAGCTATCAAAGAAAGCGGTAGCGGCGGCCCAAAAAGCTCAGGAGGATAAGGACAAGGCGGAAGAGGAAGCGGCGAAAAAGGCTGAAGAGGCAGTTCCCGATAGCGAGAAAGCTGCCGAAGAGACGCCCGCGGAGAATGAAGCGGGAGAGACTCCGAAAGAGTAG
- a CDS encoding KH domain-containing protein has translation MEPIKTMIHKICEMLVDHPEAIRIIEETRDDTMIIVLSVDKSDVGKVIGRNGQTAKALRALVNAAATRMGNRVLLEIRE, from the coding sequence ATAGAACCTATTAAGACGATGATACACAAGATCTGCGAGATGCTTGTCGACCATCCTGAAGCAATCAGGATCATCGAAGAGACTCGCGACGATACAATGATCATAGTGCTGTCAGTTGATAAATCCGATGTCGGCAAAGTGATCGGCAGGAACGGTCAGACAGCCAAAGCACTGCGAGCCCTGGTCAATGCCGCCGCTACCCGAATGGGTAACAGGGTGCTTCTTGAGATCAGGGAATGA
- the rimM gene encoding 16S rRNA processing protein RimM, translating to MRSDTAYLGNIVNTVGLKGEVKLLPSSDFWVEALDVEKLDLVSRDGVRRIVHIDRYRIRKNVFIIKFSGIEDIDEAESIMGDALEISVDALDERLLPRELKPFQVKGVEVFKIDGTPVGTVTGILSGPQQDCLIVEKNEKRCLVPNVPEVVKLIDLDRGVIEIDPPEGLLDLTW from the coding sequence ATGCGATCGGATACAGCGTATCTGGGCAATATCGTAAATACTGTTGGATTGAAAGGTGAAGTAAAATTACTTCCCAGCAGTGATTTCTGGGTCGAGGCTCTTGATGTGGAGAAGCTCGACCTGGTATCGCGAGATGGAGTCCGCAGGATCGTCCATATTGACAGATACAGGATAAGAAAAAATGTTTTTATCATCAAGTTTTCAGGGATCGAGGATATAGACGAGGCTGAATCGATCATGGGAGATGCCTTGGAGATCTCCGTCGACGCGCTGGATGAGAGACTTCTTCCCAGGGAGTTGAAACCTTTCCAGGTCAAGGGCGTGGAAGTCTTCAAGATCGATGGGACACCGGTCGGAACAGTCACAGGCATTCTTTCAGGGCCTCAGCAGGATTGCCTGATAGTAGAAAAAAACGAAAAGCGATGTCTTGTTCCGAATGTGCCGGAAGTCGTTAAGCTCATAGACCTCGACAGAGGCGTGATCGAGATAGATCCACCTGAAGGATTGCTCGATCTTACATGGTGA
- the trmD gene encoding tRNA (guanosine(37)-N1)-methyltransferase TrmD codes for MDFYFISIFPELFGGVLDTGVLGIASRKGLARYNVINLRDFAVDSHGSVDDYPYGGGPGMVMMAPPVVEAVESVRGDGDEGDVRVIMLSPAGKLFDQDMARELSSADKIIFVCGRYKGVDERVRDLVVTDAISIGDYIVSGGELPSLVIADSIVRNFPGVLGDERSRDTDSFDIERGRSLDAAYYTRPPEYRGMEVPEVLISGDHARIDRWRKSSALERTKKFRPDLSGSE; via the coding sequence ATGGATTTTTATTTTATATCGATCTTTCCCGAACTCTTCGGCGGAGTCCTTGATACGGGAGTGCTGGGTATCGCTTCCAGAAAAGGCCTTGCCAGATATAACGTCATCAACCTGAGGGATTTCGCCGTCGACAGCCATGGTTCTGTCGATGACTATCCTTACGGAGGCGGACCGGGGATGGTAATGATGGCGCCACCGGTGGTCGAGGCTGTAGAATCGGTCCGGGGCGATGGTGACGAAGGGGATGTACGCGTCATAATGCTTTCGCCCGCGGGAAAGCTGTTCGACCAGGATATGGCAAGGGAACTCTCGAGCGCGGACAAGATCATATTTGTCTGCGGCAGGTACAAGGGAGTAGATGAAAGGGTCAGGGACCTTGTCGTGACCGACGCCATATCGATAGGCGATTATATTGTCAGCGGAGGAGAACTTCCCTCGCTCGTCATCGCCGATTCGATAGTGAGAAATTTCCCCGGTGTCCTGGGCGATGAGCGCAGCAGGGATACAGATTCGTTCGATATCGAACGGGGGCGCTCACTCGACGCGGCTTATTACACAAGACCGCCTGAATACAGGGGGATGGAAGTCCCGGAGGTGTTGATATCGGGCGACCATGCCAGGATCGATCGGTGGAGAAAGAGTTCGGCGCTCGAGCGGACGAAGAAGTTCAGACCCGATCTTTCCGGCAGCGAATGA
- the rplS gene encoding 50S ribosomal protein L19, producing the protein MDILDQISARQMKNSLGDFSVGDTVRIDVKVVEGKRERIQAFQGTVIQRKGSGVGETFTVRKVTQGVGVERVFPLHSPNLAGIKVLRKGKVRRAKLYYLRNLKGKAARIPEKTDRGK; encoded by the coding sequence ATGGATATTCTAGATCAGATCTCGGCCAGGCAGATGAAAAACTCACTTGGCGACTTCAGCGTCGGCGACACGGTCCGCATCGACGTAAAAGTTGTTGAAGGCAAGAGGGAAAGGATCCAGGCGTTTCAGGGAACAGTCATCCAGCGCAAGGGTAGCGGTGTCGGAGAGACGTTCACAGTGCGTAAAGTGACCCAGGGAGTGGGTGTAGAGCGCGTCTTTCCACTGCATTCTCCGAACCTTGCCGGCATCAAGGTGCTTCGCAAGGGAAAAGTCAGAAGGGCTAAACTCTATTATCTGCGAAATCTGAAAGGTAAAGCGGCCAGGATCCCCGAAAAGACAGACAGAGGAAAGTAA
- a CDS encoding ribonuclease HII has protein sequence MSRSTRTSFIDLTAFDEIRKRPPVRFLAGVDEAGRGALAGPVVAAAVICDPCDELSRVRDSKLLSEKTREELFDEIRTRAVACSVGIIGPMEIDRINILQATLKAMRIAVENLPLVPCHVIIDGCQIPRIDCSTEAVAGADNKSFSVAAASIIAKVTRDRILREKEEEFPGYDFSRNKGYGTKSHLEAIALRGRTAIHRRSFRTKVDL, from the coding sequence ATGTCCCGATCGACCCGGACCTCTTTCATCGATCTCACCGCATTCGATGAGATCAGGAAGAGACCTCCAGTCAGATTTCTGGCGGGAGTCGATGAGGCGGGAAGAGGAGCGCTCGCCGGTCCCGTAGTCGCTGCCGCTGTCATATGCGATCCGTGTGATGAGCTTTCGCGGGTACGCGATAGCAAGCTGTTATCGGAAAAGACGAGGGAAGAACTCTTCGACGAGATAAGGACAAGAGCTGTCGCCTGTTCGGTCGGGATCATCGGCCCGATGGAGATCGACAGGATAAATATCCTGCAGGCTACTTTAAAGGCTATGCGGATAGCAGTCGAGAACCTGCCGCTAGTGCCCTGCCATGTGATAATAGACGGATGTCAGATTCCACGCATAGATTGCAGTACAGAGGCTGTCGCGGGTGCTGATAACAAGAGTTTTTCAGTCGCAGCCGCGTCAATTATCGCCAAAGTCACCAGAGACAGGATATTAAGAGAAAAAGAAGAGGAATTTCCCGGATACGATTTTTCCAGAAACAAGGGATATGGAACAAAGAGTCATCTCGAAGCGATAGCACTCAGGGGCAGGACAGCCATACATAGAAGGAGTTTCAGGACAAAAGTGGATCTGTGA
- a CDS encoding YraN family protein has product MKGNQVCGAAGERIAGEYLELIGYRIIEKNFRTGHLEIDIIASDDDCIVFVEVKTRKSDRFGEAYDSISRKKISNIRKAACNYLSNREDKAFFHQVRIDVVAIDLSAVKGRLLLRHLKGVS; this is encoded by the coding sequence GTGAAGGGGAACCAGGTCTGCGGCGCGGCGGGGGAAAGAATAGCCGGCGAATATCTCGAATTGATCGGATACAGGATCATAGAGAAGAATTTCAGAACGGGACATCTCGAGATCGACATAATCGCGTCAGATGACGACTGTATCGTATTCGTCGAGGTCAAGACGAGGAAAAGCGACAGATTCGGCGAAGCATACGATTCGATAAGCAGGAAAAAGATTTCAAATATACGGAAAGCCGCCTGTAACTATCTGTCAAACAGGGAAGATAAGGCTTTTTTCCACCAGGTCCGGATCGATGTAGTGGCAATAGATCTTTCGGCAGTAAAGGGAAGACTGCTTTTAAGGCATCTGAAAGGGGTCTCTTAG
- a CDS encoding alanine:cation symporter family protein has protein sequence MDSIKNVVDTAVKYIWEFPEAMPYFIVLLLGVGIFLTIRMRFIQLRKVSHSLAVISGYYDDPRDSGEISHFQALTSALSATIGIGNISGVAIAIHYGGPGAMFWMWVTAILGTASKFVECTLSTHFRRIHDDGTVSGGPMYYIEKGMGRNWKFLAVIFAICAVISSFGSGNAVQAFTVADSFKSEFSIPTWITGLVLASLVGMVIIGGIKRIGKVTSRLVPIMSIIYFVGALTVLLLHASKLPGAFGAIFADAFTARAGAGGFVGSSFMFMLLWGVRRGIFSNEAGQGSAPIAHAAARTDEPVREGLVAMVGPYIDTLLICTLTGLVIITVGVWKDKKFESVLFDKQAEIHLVEASGVVGENGKITGEIEKAGIFPVTKGETPDINFVRNHSLVDSAVLLHGDDPFTGSIIVADDGSTAFADRYGDPVPAADIRLQGLFLQNGSPLTAWAFGTGLSPLGSWGNYIVTIAVFLFALSTAISWSYYGDRSIEYLLGPSAIMPYRFVFCVMQFVGAVFSLEIVWGFGDAALGLMAIPNLIAIAALSGVVKKLTDDYFSRKHKRYRTSLFKRN, from the coding sequence ATGGATTCGATAAAAAACGTAGTCGATACCGCCGTCAAGTATATCTGGGAATTCCCCGAAGCGATGCCCTATTTCATCGTCCTTCTTCTCGGCGTCGGCATATTCCTTACGATCAGGATGAGGTTCATTCAGCTTCGAAAAGTCTCCCACAGCCTTGCCGTGATATCGGGATATTATGACGATCCTCGCGACAGTGGAGAGATCAGCCATTTCCAGGCTCTCACTTCGGCTCTTTCCGCCACGATCGGGATCGGAAACATATCAGGCGTGGCGATCGCGATCCATTATGGAGGCCCGGGAGCGATGTTCTGGATGTGGGTGACAGCCATCCTGGGTACCGCGTCGAAATTCGTCGAATGCACCTTGAGCACTCATTTCAGAAGGATCCATGATGACGGGACTGTCTCGGGCGGACCGATGTATTACATAGAAAAAGGAATGGGAAGGAATTGGAAATTCCTCGCCGTGATCTTTGCCATATGCGCCGTCATATCATCATTTGGCAGCGGCAACGCGGTGCAGGCCTTTACAGTGGCCGATTCGTTCAAAAGCGAATTCAGCATCCCGACATGGATAACCGGACTGGTACTGGCATCTCTGGTCGGCATGGTCATAATCGGAGGGATCAAAAGGATCGGAAAGGTCACGAGCAGGCTCGTACCGATAATGTCGATCATATATTTTGTGGGCGCCCTTACGGTCCTTCTGCTGCACGCTTCGAAACTTCCCGGAGCGTTCGGGGCTATATTCGCCGACGCTTTCACGGCTAGAGCGGGCGCCGGCGGATTTGTCGGGTCGTCCTTCATGTTCATGCTTCTCTGGGGAGTGAGGCGGGGCATATTTTCGAACGAAGCGGGACAGGGCAGCGCTCCGATTGCGCATGCCGCTGCCAGGACCGATGAACCGGTACGGGAGGGGCTGGTCGCCATGGTCGGTCCGTATATCGACACTCTCCTGATCTGTACTCTCACCGGGCTGGTCATCATAACAGTCGGTGTATGGAAAGATAAGAAGTTCGAGTCTGTACTTTTCGACAAGCAGGCGGAGATCCACCTGGTCGAGGCATCGGGTGTAGTGGGAGAAAACGGGAAGATAACGGGGGAGATAGAAAAGGCCGGTATCTTTCCCGTAACAAAAGGAGAAACGCCGGATATAAATTTTGTCAGAAACCACAGCCTTGTCGACTCCGCGGTGCTGCTGCACGGGGACGATCCTTTTACCGGTTCGATCATCGTGGCTGATGATGGCTCGACAGCTTTTGCCGACAGATATGGCGATCCTGTCCCCGCTGCCGATATTCGCCTCCAGGGCCTCTTTCTTCAGAACGGTTCACCATTGACCGCCTGGGCTTTCGGAACGGGCCTCTCTCCACTGGGAAGCTGGGGTAACTATATCGTTACTATCGCCGTCTTCCTTTTCGCTCTTTCGACAGCAATCTCCTGGTCGTATTACGGAGACAGAAGCATCGAATACCTTCTGGGACCATCCGCTATAATGCCTTACAGGTTCGTTTTCTGCGTCATGCAGTTCGTCGGCGCCGTATTCTCTCTCGAGATCGTCTGGGGATTCGGCGACGCCGCGCTCGGACTTATGGCTATCCCGAACCTTATAGCGATCGCCGCCCTTTCCGGGGTGGTGAAAAAACTGACCGATGATTACTTCTCCAGGAAACATAAAAGATACCGAACGTCGCTTTTTAAAAGAAATTAG